In Edaphobacter paludis, a single window of DNA contains:
- a CDS encoding alpha-L-fucosidase, with product MALAASAAPLLPSAAFASLLEEERTAWYRNAKFGMFIHWGPYSLASVEASWPIMRPTPGGITEAEYRALPARFNPTKFDPQAFVDLARSAGQKYMVFTTKHHDGFCMFDSAYTKHKITNTPYGKDIVAQLVAAAKHSDMPLGFYYSPPDLYHPDFRDTSKLAKENWEGEPDRPEWPLYLDYMELQLTELLTRYGPAALIWFDGLNNQRKYNGTHVLDLIHRLQPRTLVNDRIGVPGDFQTPEQFIPNAIPTRNVVVTGIDPSVQNKLVATAVPRPEDFQLWETCMTINDTWAYNKHDLNYKSADFLIRSLVEVASRGGNFLLNVGPQPDGVIQPEFQERLRAIGDWLAINGDSIYGTTYGPVQGVKGVRTTAKGGTIFVHVFDWPASSLEMKGVDPKILSAHLLANGQPLKFNQTESGLRIDLPARAPDGNVSVIAMRTL from the coding sequence ATGGCTCTCGCCGCCTCCGCCGCCCCTCTCTTGCCGAGCGCGGCCTTCGCTTCCCTACTCGAGGAGGAGCGCACCGCCTGGTACCGGAACGCCAAATTCGGGATGTTCATCCACTGGGGACCCTATTCACTCGCCAGCGTTGAAGCCTCATGGCCCATCATGCGGCCCACGCCCGGCGGAATTACCGAAGCCGAATACCGTGCCCTGCCTGCACGCTTCAACCCCACAAAATTCGACCCTCAGGCCTTCGTCGACCTGGCTCGCAGCGCCGGCCAGAAATACATGGTCTTCACCACCAAGCATCACGACGGCTTCTGCATGTTCGACTCGGCTTACACAAAACACAAAATAACCAATACCCCGTACGGCAAGGACATCGTCGCGCAACTTGTCGCCGCGGCAAAACACTCTGATATGCCGCTGGGCTTCTACTACTCTCCCCCCGACCTCTATCATCCCGACTTTCGCGACACCTCAAAGCTCGCCAAAGAGAATTGGGAGGGCGAGCCGGATCGCCCCGAGTGGCCACTCTACCTCGATTACATGGAACTCCAGCTCACCGAACTGCTAACTCGTTACGGCCCGGCTGCACTGATCTGGTTCGATGGTCTCAACAATCAGAGAAAATACAACGGCACCCATGTCCTCGATCTCATTCATCGGCTACAGCCACGCACACTGGTCAACGATCGCATCGGCGTGCCCGGAGACTTTCAGACTCCTGAACAGTTCATCCCCAACGCCATTCCTACACGCAACGTCGTGGTCACCGGCATCGATCCCAGCGTGCAGAACAAGCTCGTAGCAACCGCCGTTCCAAGGCCCGAGGACTTCCAGCTTTGGGAGACCTGCATGACCATCAACGACACCTGGGCCTATAACAAGCACGACCTCAACTACAAGTCTGCTGATTTTCTGATTCGCAGTCTGGTCGAAGTAGCGAGCCGGGGTGGCAACTTCCTCCTCAACGTAGGGCCTCAGCCCGACGGAGTCATTCAGCCGGAGTTTCAGGAGCGTCTACGCGCTATCGGAGACTGGCTCGCCATCAACGGTGACTCCATCTACGGAACAACCTACGGCCCAGTACAGGGAGTCAAAGGCGTCCGCACCACAGCAAAAGGCGGTACGATCTTCGTCCACGTCTTCGATTGGCCCGCATCTTCGCTTGAGATGAAAGGCGTCGATCCGAAGATTCTCTCAGCACACCTGCTTGCCAATGGCCAGCCGCTAAAGTTCAATCAGACCGAGAGTGGATTGCGCATCGACTTGCCTGCACGCGCCCCGGACGGAAACGTAAGTGTTATCGCGATGAGGACTCTTTAG
- a CDS encoding L-rhamnose/proton symporter RhaT → MTAELFYGVALTMIAGLMAGNCMLPMKFTRSWKWENIWLVFSVVSLVILPWALGFVLVDHMLEIYRGLGIGKLALPLLLGAGWGVAQILFGISVNRLGLGVAYAIIVGLGAVLGTLVPLLIQQSAVTIGHAAYFIASGVVIMVAGVFFTGWGGQVRERASKVAAAVSSSPSRQGYAAAVLLAVVCGIMAPMLNYSFVFGQDIAKEAVRLGVSPLHAGYAVWPIGLTGGFVPNIAYCLYLLRKNGTWRTFQLARGDWFWASLMAVLWMGSMALYGMSASYLGTFGTSIGWGLFQIFMIMTATLSGVLTGEWKRAPRRATALLGVGLACLTGATILLALGNR, encoded by the coding sequence GTGACCGCAGAACTCTTCTATGGCGTTGCGCTGACGATGATTGCCGGTCTGATGGCGGGCAACTGCATGTTGCCTATGAAGTTCACACGATCATGGAAGTGGGAGAATATCTGGCTGGTGTTCAGCGTCGTCTCTCTCGTGATCCTGCCGTGGGCGCTGGGTTTTGTTCTCGTCGACCACATGCTGGAGATCTATCGCGGGTTGGGTATTGGAAAGCTGGCGCTTCCGCTGCTACTCGGCGCGGGCTGGGGAGTAGCGCAGATCTTGTTTGGCATCTCGGTGAATCGCCTGGGGCTAGGTGTGGCCTACGCGATCATCGTGGGGTTGGGCGCTGTATTGGGAACGCTGGTTCCGCTGCTGATACAGCAGAGCGCTGTCACGATCGGGCACGCTGCTTATTTCATCGCAAGTGGCGTCGTGATCATGGTGGCGGGGGTGTTCTTTACAGGGTGGGGAGGGCAGGTCCGAGAGCGCGCATCAAAGGTTGCGGCTGCCGTGAGCAGCAGCCCATCGCGACAGGGGTATGCTGCGGCAGTGCTGCTCGCCGTGGTCTGCGGCATCATGGCGCCGATGCTGAACTACTCATTCGTATTTGGTCAGGACATCGCCAAGGAGGCGGTCCGACTTGGCGTTTCTCCGCTGCACGCGGGCTACGCGGTGTGGCCCATTGGGCTTACGGGAGGCTTTGTTCCAAACATCGCGTACTGTCTCTACCTGTTGCGGAAGAACGGGACGTGGAGGACATTCCAGTTGGCCAGGGGAGATTGGTTCTGGGCCTCTTTGATGGCGGTGCTGTGGATGGGATCGATGGCGCTGTACGGCATGAGCGCGAGCTATCTTGGCACCTTTGGAACTTCAATCGGCTGGGGACTGTTCCAGATCTTCATGATCATGACGGCTACGTTGTCGGGAGTGTTGACCGGCGAATGGAAGCGCGCGCCTCGGCGTGCAACCGCCCTGCTGGGAGTGGGACTTGCGTGCCTTACAGGTGCCACGATCCTGCTGGCTCTTGGCAATCGTTAG
- a CDS encoding SDR family oxidoreductase has protein sequence MGETRLMADELTGKVIVLTGGADGIGRECALAYVREGATVAILDRNFTAAQHTAGELGGGCIALGADVSDGESVRIALAAVTERFGRIDAVHNNAGISSPSRPLHETTEQEWDDMQRTNVKSVYWTTRFAFEALKTSKGCILNTASMVGLIGQADHAAYVASKGAMISLTKALAVDYAGYSIRVNAICPAGVWTPMLERWCAEQQEPDSIRRYLDEIHLLGACPHGDVIADAAVFLLSAKARFMTGCILPVSGGAELGYRR, from the coding sequence ATGGGAGAGACGAGACTGATGGCGGATGAGTTGACAGGGAAGGTCATCGTTTTGACGGGCGGTGCGGATGGAATTGGCCGCGAGTGCGCACTGGCATATGTACGCGAGGGAGCAACGGTCGCGATTCTTGACCGTAACTTTACCGCTGCACAGCATACGGCGGGTGAACTGGGTGGTGGGTGCATCGCACTGGGTGCTGACGTCAGTGATGGTGAGTCAGTGCGGATCGCACTGGCAGCAGTGACCGAACGATTCGGACGCATTGATGCCGTCCACAACAACGCGGGTATATCGAGTCCATCGCGGCCGCTTCACGAGACCACGGAGCAGGAATGGGACGATATGCAGCGAACCAATGTGAAGTCGGTTTATTGGACGACACGGTTTGCCTTTGAAGCGCTGAAGACAAGCAAGGGCTGCATTCTGAATACGGCGAGCATGGTGGGCTTGATTGGGCAGGCCGATCATGCTGCCTATGTTGCAAGCAAGGGCGCGATGATCTCGTTGACCAAGGCGCTGGCAGTGGACTATGCGGGGTATTCGATTCGGGTGAATGCAATTTGTCCGGCCGGTGTATGGACACCGATGTTGGAGCGATGGTGTGCGGAGCAACAGGAGCCGGACAGCATTCGGCGATACCTGGATGAGATTCATCTACTGGGCGCTTGCCCGCACGGTGATGTAATCGCGGACGCAGCGGTATTTTTGCTCTCCGCCAAGGCGCGATTTATGACAGGGTGCATTCTGCCCGTGAGCGGCGGAGCTGAGCTGGGTTACAGACGATAG
- a CDS encoding enolase C-terminal domain-like protein: MPTYTIKKIATRDARYKLPAGAGTDAVHTNPEYCFAVTLLESDHDLFGTGIALTLGEGNRLVCEAIEMLARPLAGLEIETLMADFGSMARRLANDPSLRWLGPHKGVVHLALASITNACFDLWAKSRGVPLWKLLLDLTPEEVVRLLDLSYLEDEMSPQDAIELLRGKLASRPEREHILATGYPGYDTSVGWMAYDDMKVRELTMRALDQGFTAFKLKVGSDDAERDLRRASMLRECVGDAGTLMFDANQCWSLPVALRRCRELAKMKPFWIEEPTHPDDVQAHAVLANAIAPVKIATGEHIPNRVVFKNFMQSSALHYVQADCTRLAGVSEFLAVSLMAKKFGLPVVPHVGDMGQLHQHLVLFNHIAMDHDALLLEHIPHLRSHFVSPAEVSGGVYTTPQEPGASCDLKLISPGKAK; this comes from the coding sequence ATGCCGACTTACACGATCAAAAAGATTGCGACGCGCGATGCGAGATACAAGCTGCCCGCAGGGGCTGGTACGGATGCTGTGCATACAAATCCGGAGTACTGTTTTGCAGTGACATTGCTGGAGAGCGATCACGATCTTTTTGGGACAGGAATCGCGCTTACCCTGGGAGAGGGAAACCGGCTGGTATGTGAAGCCATCGAGATGCTGGCGCGGCCTCTTGCGGGCCTGGAGATCGAAACGCTGATGGCTGACTTTGGCAGTATGGCGCGGCGGCTCGCCAATGATCCGAGCCTGCGCTGGCTGGGTCCACATAAGGGGGTCGTCCATCTGGCGCTGGCGTCGATCACGAACGCCTGCTTCGATCTGTGGGCCAAGAGCCGGGGCGTGCCGCTGTGGAAGCTACTGCTGGACCTGACGCCCGAAGAGGTTGTCCGGCTGCTGGACCTGAGCTATCTGGAAGATGAGATGTCTCCACAGGATGCGATCGAACTGCTGCGGGGGAAGCTGGCAAGTCGTCCTGAGAGAGAACATATTCTGGCGACGGGCTATCCCGGGTACGACACGTCGGTAGGATGGATGGCGTATGACGACATGAAGGTGCGTGAGTTGACGATGCGGGCGCTCGATCAGGGTTTTACCGCGTTCAAGCTCAAGGTTGGTTCCGACGACGCCGAGCGTGACCTGCGTCGCGCATCCATGCTGCGTGAGTGTGTGGGCGACGCGGGAACACTGATGTTCGATGCGAATCAATGCTGGTCCCTTCCTGTGGCGCTTCGCCGTTGCCGGGAACTGGCAAAGATGAAGCCGTTCTGGATTGAAGAGCCGACCCATCCCGACGATGTGCAGGCACATGCCGTGCTCGCAAATGCAATCGCGCCGGTAAAGATTGCAACGGGAGAGCATATACCCAACCGCGTCGTCTTCAAGAATTTCATGCAGTCCTCGGCCTTGCATTATGTACAGGCGGACTGCACGCGACTGGCCGGGGTCAGTGAGTTTCTTGCGGTGAGCCTGATGGCGAAGAAGTTCGGCCTGCCTGTTGTGCCGCATGTGGGCGATATGGGCCAACTGCATCAACATCTGGTACTGTTCAACCACATCGCGATGGATCACGATGCGCTGTTGCTGGAACACATTCCGCATCTGCGTTCCCACTTTGTATCGCCTGCCGAGGTGAGCGGTGGAGTGTACACGACGCCACAGGAGCCGGGTGCTTCCTGTGATCTGAAATTGATCTCACCGGGCAAAGCTAAGTGA
- a CDS encoding GntR family transcriptional regulator, with amino-acid sequence MPTLSSLATDGLVKTDLAERLRREIVEGSLAPGERIVEGKWGAKFGVAQGSIREAINILARDGFITKESGRSARVINLSEEDVAHLYDLRGAIEGLAARLAAALQPDLGKLQTAVQKMREAAAAGNREQLMDFDLQFHLELCRLSQNPYIIEHARRILLPFFAFVRMRVTTSGQTTTVWDKDLEAHQRIVDLLREGEGEVAEHYVKRAMARFAKAAYGQWERRD; translated from the coding sequence ATGCCAACTCTTTCCTCTTTAGCGACAGATGGACTGGTAAAGACCGACTTGGCCGAACGACTGCGGCGGGAGATCGTCGAAGGCTCTCTGGCCCCCGGTGAACGTATTGTCGAAGGCAAGTGGGGAGCGAAGTTTGGTGTAGCGCAGGGCTCCATCCGCGAGGCGATCAATATTCTGGCGCGGGATGGTTTCATCACCAAGGAGTCGGGACGCAGCGCACGTGTGATTAATCTGAGCGAAGAGGATGTGGCGCACCTCTACGATCTTCGCGGTGCGATCGAAGGGCTGGCTGCGCGTCTTGCCGCGGCTCTCCAACCGGATTTAGGCAAGTTGCAGACTGCGGTACAGAAGATGCGGGAGGCCGCTGCCGCAGGGAATCGCGAGCAACTGATGGACTTCGATCTGCAGTTTCATCTGGAGCTTTGCAGGCTGTCGCAGAACCCTTACATTATTGAGCACGCGCGTCGCATTCTGCTACCGTTCTTCGCATTTGTGCGCATGCGTGTGACCACCAGCGGCCAGACAACGACCGTGTGGGACAAGGACCTGGAGGCGCACCAGCGGATTGTGGATCTGCTCCGCGAAGGTGAGGGTGAGGTTGCCGAGCACTATGTGAAAAGGGCGATGGCGCGATTTGCTAAGGCGGCCTACGGCCAATGGGAGAGACGAGACTGA
- a CDS encoding tetratricopeptide repeat protein → MERAIATHPTAGAYDALGAYFGQQEQLACAIPAFRSALRLAPQSWEAHYDLAIALLQHGDAAQAVRELRAASVLKPATPRIQIALGVALNQANQPAAAVDVFRSVLNTDPKSVPALDGLTKALIAEKRYSAAIAALKDAPPDEVLALNLAIAYSNDGKTSEAEQTLSAIVKEHPDYAQAHVNLGIIYTQQSRYRDAAEEFRKALQLDPSDDVARTSYAKALIILAQFDVALPLAQDYLHRKPHDFEALYLMGAIERGMGKYAEAEGLLTKAVALEPNHYDARYDLGFVLAKLGKPEQARQQFEKALQINPSSTEAQFQLSTVLRSLGRKEQASQELKVFQEKKAQTVKQDVAGVKVNQANQYLVSGDVQKAIDLYREALSDDPNNARTHYDFALALDRAGDLAAERDALMKSIALDASFAPAHNQLGLLDLQAGQMAQAEQQLKLAISLDPQYAEAQSNLGVLYGQQGENQKAEQLFRQATENNPQYAQAFINLGLVLASQARFSEADEQLRHALQLKPDNTSALTADAMVLTRMNRHAEAIASFRKVIELDPKAADAHLNLGIALADQFNLNEALAEFSEAVRLAPDSAITHYNRGRVLLDLQRGQEAKPELETATKLDPNATDSWYLLGLLARQSGNTDEAIQQFSKAVTLKPDYADARYMLGRELLHKGDSAGAVEQWRKAIEIQPDYGEALYNLARLLTKSDPAEAKRLQAKFDTLQTQKHIMDRAETLGNFALASAAAHDWPQAIAQLKEGIALCKDCSALPLLHKDLGLIYCRSGELENGRTQLLAAQKLAPSDPEIIRALQILDSQQK, encoded by the coding sequence TTGGAGCGAGCCATCGCGACCCACCCCACCGCTGGGGCCTACGATGCGCTCGGCGCTTATTTCGGGCAACAAGAGCAGCTGGCATGCGCCATCCCCGCCTTCCGCTCCGCGCTTCGCCTTGCTCCACAATCATGGGAGGCCCACTACGATCTCGCCATCGCCCTGCTGCAACATGGTGACGCCGCACAAGCAGTGCGGGAGCTTCGCGCCGCATCTGTTCTCAAGCCCGCAACACCAAGAATTCAGATTGCACTTGGGGTCGCACTCAATCAGGCGAACCAACCAGCTGCCGCCGTCGATGTATTCAGATCTGTGCTGAACACCGATCCAAAATCGGTTCCAGCCTTGGACGGCCTGACCAAGGCACTCATTGCGGAGAAGAGATACTCGGCTGCCATCGCTGCCCTTAAGGACGCTCCACCGGACGAAGTATTGGCCCTCAATCTTGCCATCGCCTACTCCAACGACGGAAAGACCAGCGAAGCGGAGCAGACTCTATCTGCAATCGTGAAAGAACATCCCGACTACGCACAGGCACACGTCAATCTTGGCATTATCTATACCCAGCAGAGCCGCTACCGCGACGCCGCCGAAGAGTTTCGGAAGGCGCTGCAGCTTGATCCGAGCGATGACGTTGCTCGCACCTCGTACGCCAAAGCGCTGATCATCCTCGCGCAGTTCGATGTTGCCCTGCCGTTGGCTCAAGACTACCTCCACCGCAAGCCACACGACTTTGAAGCCCTCTATCTTATGGGCGCAATTGAGCGAGGCATGGGCAAATATGCCGAAGCGGAAGGATTGCTGACGAAGGCCGTGGCGCTTGAACCAAACCACTATGACGCACGTTACGATCTTGGCTTTGTTCTTGCCAAGCTTGGAAAGCCGGAGCAAGCCAGGCAACAATTCGAAAAGGCGCTGCAGATCAATCCCAGTTCCACGGAGGCACAGTTTCAGCTCTCGACCGTACTGCGCTCTCTAGGAAGGAAGGAGCAGGCAAGCCAGGAGCTGAAGGTCTTCCAGGAGAAGAAGGCTCAAACCGTAAAGCAGGATGTCGCAGGCGTGAAGGTCAATCAGGCCAATCAATATTTGGTGTCAGGCGACGTACAAAAAGCCATCGACCTCTACCGGGAGGCCCTCTCTGACGACCCGAACAACGCACGCACCCACTATGACTTTGCCCTGGCTCTGGATCGGGCTGGAGATCTCGCCGCAGAGCGCGACGCGCTGATGAAGTCGATTGCACTGGACGCCTCCTTCGCCCCAGCCCACAATCAGCTCGGACTGCTCGATCTACAAGCGGGGCAGATGGCACAGGCCGAGCAACAGCTGAAGCTCGCCATCTCGTTGGACCCGCAGTATGCCGAAGCGCAGAGCAATCTGGGCGTCCTGTATGGCCAGCAGGGCGAGAATCAGAAAGCCGAGCAGTTGTTCCGACAGGCCACCGAAAACAATCCCCAATATGCCCAGGCTTTTATAAATCTTGGTTTGGTGCTCGCAAGCCAGGCGCGCTTTTCAGAGGCGGATGAGCAGTTGCGCCACGCCCTGCAACTCAAGCCCGACAACACCTCCGCACTCACTGCGGATGCCATGGTCTTAACCCGCATGAACCGCCATGCCGAAGCGATCGCCTCCTTCCGCAAGGTGATCGAACTGGACCCTAAAGCTGCGGATGCCCATTTGAATCTTGGCATCGCCCTGGCCGATCAGTTCAATCTGAATGAAGCTTTGGCAGAGTTCTCTGAGGCTGTTCGCCTCGCTCCTGACAGCGCCATCACCCATTACAACCGAGGCAGGGTTCTGCTCGATCTCCAGCGTGGTCAAGAAGCAAAGCCCGAGTTGGAGACGGCGACGAAGCTCGATCCGAACGCAACCGATTCCTGGTATCTGCTGGGTCTATTAGCCAGGCAATCAGGCAATACTGACGAAGCCATCCAGCAGTTCTCCAAAGCCGTCACCTTAAAACCCGACTATGCCGATGCACGATATATGCTGGGTCGCGAACTGCTGCACAAAGGGGACTCCGCCGGAGCGGTGGAGCAGTGGCGCAAAGCGATAGAGATCCAGCCCGATTATGGCGAAGCTCTGTATAACCTCGCCCGCCTGCTCACCAAATCTGACCCTGCGGAAGCGAAGCGCCTGCAAGCTAAATTCGATACCCTGCAGACACAGAAGCACATCATGGATCGCGCCGAGACTCTGGGCAACTTTGCTCTGGCGTCGGCCGCCGCCCACGACTGGCCACAGGCAATCGCCCAGTTGAAGGAAGGGATCGCGCTCTGCAAAGACTGTAGCGCGCTGCCCTTGCTGCACAAGGACCTGGGACTCATCTACTGCCGGTCCGGCGAGTTGGAAAATGGACGTACCCAGTTGCTGGCTGCACAAAAGCTTGCACCCTCTGATCCAGAGATCATTCGCGCTCTCCAGATACTTGACTCACAGCAGAAATAA
- a CDS encoding SGNH/GDSL hydrolase family protein, with protein sequence MKMFSRITLLLLLNAMPFWGQAPLPFLHQNDVVIFQGDSITDGGRWRKGEDYNHIMGQDYAYILAAMVGAQYPERHLNFMNRGISGDRILDLAARWQSDTLALKPDVLSILVGINDTLSAGPKAETVEEYEQTYDQLLAQTIADLPHVKIVLGQPFLLPVGKHQVNYAAELAEVKKRQAVVEKLAAKYHLPLVRYQDVFDAASKKAPADHWSWDGIHPTYAGHWLMSQAWLQTANTFWSTP encoded by the coding sequence ATGAAGATGTTTTCAAGAATCACGTTACTGCTGTTATTGAATGCCATGCCCTTCTGGGGACAGGCGCCGCTCCCGTTCCTTCATCAGAATGATGTGGTCATCTTCCAGGGCGATTCCATCACAGACGGAGGACGATGGCGCAAAGGGGAAGATTACAACCACATCATGGGCCAGGACTATGCCTACATCCTGGCGGCGATGGTCGGTGCGCAATATCCGGAACGACATCTCAACTTCATGAACCGGGGCATCAGTGGAGATCGTATTTTGGATCTTGCCGCTCGTTGGCAGTCCGATACGCTTGCACTCAAGCCAGACGTGCTCAGTATTTTAGTTGGGATAAACGATACCCTCTCCGCCGGCCCAAAAGCTGAGACCGTCGAGGAGTACGAGCAAACCTATGATCAACTACTGGCGCAGACGATCGCCGATCTGCCGCACGTAAAAATCGTGCTCGGCCAACCATTCTTACTTCCAGTCGGCAAGCATCAGGTCAACTACGCAGCAGAACTGGCGGAGGTAAAGAAACGACAAGCCGTCGTGGAGAAGCTCGCAGCAAAGTACCATCTTCCCCTTGTCAGGTACCAGGATGTCTTTGACGCCGCATCGAAAAAGGCGCCAGCAGACCACTGGAGCTGGGACGGCATTCATCCCACCTACGCTGGCCACTGGCTGATGTCGCAGGCATGGCTACAGACTGCAAACACCTTCTGGTCCACCCCCTAA